A stretch of Gemmatimonas aurantiaca T-27 DNA encodes these proteins:
- a CDS encoding type VI secretion system Vgr family protein — translation MAWSQANRPFRLKTPLGEDVLLLVSWRGEEAVSSLFHFTVVAASERNDIKPKELLLKGVTLELELGGGKKRTICGVVRRFARGGEYAEGHSTYLLEIVPPHWALTLDSGFDIFQNKTARDVCDKLLTGTPHEWKMVRTLDPRPYCFRYRESRWACTSRLLEQEGVWYRFDHKSGEAKLVMGDNSSSATGAWGLDTLKYDPNMAGSHNSFTEPAVFDLNTEAVPHLAKSKVRSATEFLATNNLSEEITGKADVYSAPSDLAWYDFDQQMGSQHSGFNHSGGETASDVAKFQPDTKVYARLAQERSESEAVVYRGQSRYVGLESGSKTTISGRHFEGFDGSLFITRVEHHGNNGPYSTDGEPASYRNSFEGIPAATPYRPQRTTPWPRVAGSHAGTVVGPAGEEIFTDPHGRVQVVFKWDLDNSTKLERSCWVRVAQPFAGQGFGAVFLPRIGHEVIVDFLDGNPDNPVIVGSLYNGANLPPWKLPENKTQSGVRTQSTLNGGSDNYNELQFEDKKGSELINVQAEKDLKTLVKNDETRTVNHDRTTTIKNNETKTVKEGYEHTTIEKGEQVITVKDNNRTLHVEKDHTITVNGNEAFTVKGNRDGTVKGNQAHAISGNDEMTVKGKQTTTITGNEAITIEQGNQSLQVKMGNIATKADLGNIETKASLGKITLEAMQMIELKVGANSIQISQAGVTIKGIMVKIEGTAMAQVKAPMTQVNGDGMVMIKGGITMIN, via the coding sequence ATGGCATGGTCACAGGCCAATCGGCCGTTCCGACTCAAGACGCCACTGGGAGAGGATGTGTTGCTCCTGGTGTCGTGGCGGGGCGAAGAGGCGGTCTCTTCGCTCTTCCACTTCACCGTGGTGGCCGCGAGCGAACGCAACGACATCAAGCCCAAGGAGCTGCTGCTCAAGGGTGTCACGCTGGAGCTCGAACTCGGCGGCGGCAAGAAGCGCACGATCTGCGGTGTCGTACGTCGGTTCGCACGCGGTGGAGAGTACGCGGAAGGACATTCGACCTATCTGCTGGAGATCGTGCCCCCGCACTGGGCCCTCACGCTCGACAGCGGGTTCGACATCTTCCAGAACAAGACGGCGCGTGATGTGTGTGACAAGCTGCTCACGGGTACGCCCCATGAGTGGAAGATGGTGCGCACCCTCGATCCGCGTCCCTATTGTTTCCGCTACCGCGAGAGCCGCTGGGCCTGCACGTCACGACTGCTGGAACAGGAAGGCGTCTGGTATCGCTTCGACCACAAGTCGGGCGAAGCCAAGCTGGTGATGGGCGACAACTCCTCCTCGGCCACGGGCGCGTGGGGACTGGATACGCTCAAGTACGACCCGAACATGGCGGGTTCGCACAACTCGTTCACCGAGCCGGCCGTCTTCGATCTCAACACCGAAGCCGTCCCCCATCTCGCCAAGTCGAAAGTGCGTTCGGCCACCGAGTTTTTGGCCACCAACAATCTTTCCGAAGAAATCACCGGCAAGGCGGACGTCTACTCGGCGCCGTCCGATCTGGCCTGGTACGATTTTGATCAGCAGATGGGATCGCAGCACAGCGGCTTCAACCACAGTGGCGGAGAAACCGCGAGCGATGTCGCGAAGTTTCAGCCCGACACGAAGGTCTATGCGCGCCTGGCGCAGGAACGCTCGGAGTCCGAAGCGGTCGTGTATCGCGGACAGTCGCGATATGTCGGCCTGGAGTCCGGATCCAAGACCACCATCAGCGGCCGCCACTTCGAAGGATTCGACGGCAGTCTCTTCATCACCCGCGTCGAACATCACGGCAACAACGGACCGTACAGCACGGATGGGGAGCCGGCCAGCTACCGGAATTCGTTCGAGGGTATCCCGGCCGCCACGCCGTACCGTCCGCAGCGCACCACGCCATGGCCGCGCGTGGCGGGATCGCACGCGGGTACGGTGGTGGGTCCTGCCGGTGAAGAGATCTTCACGGATCCCCATGGACGGGTGCAGGTGGTCTTCAAGTGGGATCTCGACAACTCCACGAAACTGGAGCGCTCCTGCTGGGTGCGCGTGGCGCAGCCCTTTGCCGGTCAGGGATTTGGCGCGGTGTTCCTGCCGCGCATCGGACACGAGGTGATTGTCGATTTTCTCGACGGCAATCCCGACAATCCGGTGATTGTGGGCAGTCTCTACAACGGCGCGAATCTGCCGCCGTGGAAATTGCCCGAAAACAAAACGCAGAGCGGTGTGCGCACCCAGAGCACGCTCAATGGCGGCTCCGACAACTACAACGAACTGCAGTTCGAGGACAAGAAGGGCTCGGAACTGATCAACGTGCAGGCGGAGAAGGACCTGAAGACGCTCGTCAAGAACGACGAGACGCGCACGGTCAATCACGACCGCACCACCACGATCAAGAACAACGAGACCAAGACGGTCAAAGAAGGTTACGAACACACGACCATCGAGAAGGGCGAGCAGGTCATCACCGTCAAGGACAACAACCGGACCCTGCACGTCGAGAAGGACCACACCATCACGGTGAACGGCAATGAAGCGTTCACGGTGAAGGGCAACCGCGACGGGACGGTGAAGGGCAACCAGGCCCACGCGATCTCGGGTAACGACGAAATGACGGTGAAGGGTAAGCAGACCACCACGATCACCGGCAACGAAGCGATCACCATCGAGCAGGGCAATCAGTCCCTGCAGGTCAAGATGGGCAACATCGCCACCAAGGCCGATCTCGGGAACATCGAGACCAAGGCATCGCTCGGAAAGATCACACTCGAAGCGATGCAGATGATCGAACTCAAGGTCGGGGCCAACTCCATCCAGATCAGTCAGGCCGGCGTCACCATCAAGGGCATCATGGTGAAGATCGAAGGCACGGCCATGGCGCAGGTGAAGGCCCCGATGACGCAGGTCAACGGTGATGGCATGGTGATGATCAAGGGCGGCATCACCATGATCAATTGA
- a CDS encoding peptidase domain-containing ABC transporter produces MTRPQRVVPIRQLSETECGPACLAMLLTYFGRRTSLQHLRDQLNAGRDGLSVAELVKVAHAEGLLAYGRHVTVDDLATLKLPALLHWRERHFVLLESLTQTHAVIVDPAAGYRRVPLNAMEQDLSGTAVEFEIGQHFETRHVVDTNPLLRYLRWLFEPTVTRKYLLVAIVASLVLQLFGLLVPAATAILVDSTIAWSRRGLVPVVAAIVCMVISRIGVSVIRGHVIARLQRTIDGHVSLQFFDHLLRLPHQFFLQRTTGDLLQRVHGNTAIRELFTTQLIGASLDAPMALGFLAILFVMSPPLAVLALASAAAQIAVLVFAMRRQRELAVRVLAARADEQGRTIETLTGIAFVKAVAAESGMLARWRQAFQHHQQTTFETTLLATGIEALLGGLRLATPLTALVMGMAAVNSGSLSLGQMLAATTLVASFTQPVLALMQSAQQLQTAGAYIERVMDVLDSSPEVASDLPAHTQISAPVLPAKIRGHSGRRLACQALEFRFSSGSRPAFEDVGFEIEPGGSLGIIGPTGSGKSTLAKVLMGLWMPTGGELLHDGEPFQAHRQRFRSRTGAVLQEFDVFSGTIRENIALAIPDATLSAVKRAAMLACLDDDIAQMPMGYHTQIGDRGVALSGGQRQRLALARALLHEPDLLVLDEATSHLDERTEKTVNARVAELGCTRVIVSHRLNVVGDVDWLLVMKDGRVVASGTPRGVLGSHRETMEQSRLMEEHRKAG; encoded by the coding sequence ATGACACGCCCTCAGCGTGTGGTGCCGATCCGGCAACTGTCCGAGACGGAATGTGGCCCAGCATGTCTGGCCATGTTGCTCACGTATTTCGGGCGCCGTACGTCCTTGCAGCATCTCCGTGATCAACTCAATGCCGGACGTGACGGCCTCTCGGTGGCCGAGTTGGTCAAGGTCGCGCACGCGGAGGGGCTCTTGGCCTATGGCCGACACGTGACGGTCGACGACCTTGCCACGCTCAAGTTGCCGGCATTGCTGCACTGGCGAGAGCGGCACTTTGTGCTCCTGGAGTCCCTGACACAAACCCACGCGGTCATTGTCGACCCCGCCGCTGGCTATCGACGTGTGCCGCTGAACGCCATGGAACAGGATCTGTCCGGAACAGCCGTCGAATTTGAGATCGGACAGCATTTCGAAACACGGCATGTTGTCGATACGAATCCACTGCTGCGCTATCTCCGATGGTTGTTTGAACCAACGGTCACCAGGAAGTACCTGTTGGTGGCGATTGTGGCGTCCCTGGTACTGCAACTCTTCGGTCTGTTGGTGCCAGCCGCCACTGCCATACTGGTCGACTCAACGATCGCCTGGAGTCGCCGCGGCTTGGTCCCGGTCGTCGCGGCCATTGTCTGCATGGTGATCTCCCGTATCGGCGTATCTGTGATTCGGGGGCATGTCATCGCGCGACTGCAGCGCACGATCGACGGTCACGTCTCGCTGCAGTTCTTCGATCACCTGTTGCGTCTACCCCACCAGTTCTTTCTTCAGCGAACCACCGGCGATCTACTCCAACGAGTCCACGGCAACACCGCGATACGAGAGCTGTTCACTACGCAGCTCATCGGTGCCAGTCTCGATGCGCCCATGGCGTTGGGGTTCCTGGCCATCCTGTTCGTGATGTCGCCCCCGTTGGCCGTACTCGCGCTCGCATCAGCGGCAGCACAAATCGCTGTTCTCGTATTCGCCATGCGAAGGCAACGCGAACTGGCGGTGAGAGTACTGGCCGCGAGAGCGGATGAACAAGGACGCACCATCGAGACGCTCACCGGCATTGCTTTTGTGAAAGCCGTTGCCGCTGAGTCGGGAATGCTCGCGCGCTGGCGTCAGGCGTTCCAACATCACCAGCAGACCACCTTTGAAACCACGCTGCTGGCAACCGGCATCGAAGCGCTGCTGGGAGGCTTGCGTCTGGCGACGCCCCTGACGGCGTTGGTCATGGGCATGGCAGCGGTGAACAGCGGGTCACTCAGTCTCGGGCAGATGCTTGCCGCGACCACATTGGTTGCTTCGTTCACCCAACCCGTGCTCGCTCTGATGCAATCCGCACAGCAGTTGCAGACGGCCGGTGCCTACATCGAGCGAGTCATGGATGTGCTGGACAGCAGTCCAGAGGTGGCATCGGATCTTCCTGCGCACACCCAGATCAGCGCACCGGTCCTTCCTGCAAAGATCCGTGGTCATTCCGGGCGGCGCCTGGCATGCCAAGCCCTGGAGTTTCGGTTCAGTAGTGGATCGCGACCGGCCTTCGAAGATGTGGGGTTCGAGATCGAGCCTGGGGGATCACTGGGCATCATCGGTCCAACGGGATCTGGCAAGAGCACGCTGGCCAAGGTGCTCATGGGGCTATGGATGCCGACCGGTGGTGAGCTGTTGCACGATGGTGAGCCTTTCCAGGCACATCGCCAGCGGTTTCGCTCACGCACTGGAGCCGTGTTGCAGGAGTTCGACGTGTTCAGTGGCACGATCAGGGAGAACATCGCGCTGGCAATTCCCGATGCGACACTCAGTGCGGTGAAACGCGCGGCGATGCTGGCCTGTCTCGACGATGATATCGCGCAGATGCCGATGGGATACCACACGCAGATCGGAGATCGGGGTGTGGCGCTATCCGGTGGACAGCGTCAGCGACTCGCGCTGGCGCGGGCGCTCCTGCATGAGCCGGATCTGCTCGTGCTCGATGAGGCGACCAGTCATCTCGATGAGCGCACCGAAAAGACGGTCAATGCCCGCGTGGCGGAACTCGGATGTACGCGCGTGATCGTCTCCCATCGCCTGAACGTCGTAGGTGATGTGGACTGGCTGCTGGTCATGAAGGACGGTCGTGTCGTGGCCTCGGGGACACCGCGCGGTGTTCTGGGAAGCCATCGCGAAACCATGGAGCAGAGCCGGTTGATGGAAGAACATCGCAAGGCCGGTTAG
- a CDS encoding mersacidin/lichenicidin family type 2 lantibiotic, translating to MTDTLIRAWKDQHFRDSLPHATRAALPANPAGELANIDPEVGAAVGGESRTEFLLTLGCCQGFTQFCGAFTGGSVCTSDCMTIWLTTDAICAMK from the coding sequence ATGACCGATACGCTCATTCGCGCCTGGAAGGACCAGCACTTCCGCGACAGCCTGCCGCACGCCACCCGCGCGGCACTCCCGGCCAACCCGGCCGGAGAACTCGCCAACATCGATCCCGAGGTCGGTGCGGCCGTGGGTGGAGAGTCCCGCACCGAGTTCCTGCTCACACTGGGCTGTTGCCAGGGATTCACCCAGTTCTGCGGGGCGTTCACGGGAGGCTCGGTGTGCACCTCCGACTGCATGACCATCTGGCTGACCACCGACGCGATCTGCGCCATGAAGTAG
- a CDS encoding helix-turn-helix domain-containing protein, with translation MTDAARGLRYVETPPGVGAQPVAAAYWGFDVFELPTNPFVHRVWPHGCVTLVFVCHEATLITARVHAGMLQPYEVPLREGVRSRGVRFRPECGAAFLDVPPSQLCDRNLDARDVLGEDAWTLGAQVAACADEDAVHRCYDEWIAARLAERATRPHDVLRTPMAQAVRQAVDLLVTSNGQQRMSEVAAAVGVHPRTLQRHFVAMVGITPKQFAQVRRGRGMLRRVVEEQLTERMGWSGVAAESGYSDQAHLTREMTRLTKFSPKRLKDRLDTIEHGGLVD, from the coding sequence ATGACTGACGCCGCACGCGGGCTGCGCTATGTCGAGACACCACCGGGTGTCGGCGCACAGCCCGTGGCGGCCGCGTACTGGGGGTTCGATGTGTTCGAGCTGCCCACCAATCCGTTTGTGCACCGCGTATGGCCGCATGGCTGTGTGACGCTGGTGTTTGTCTGCCATGAGGCCACGCTGATCACGGCGCGTGTGCATGCGGGCATGCTGCAGCCGTACGAGGTGCCGCTGCGTGAAGGGGTGCGCTCGCGTGGCGTGCGGTTCCGTCCGGAGTGTGGGGCGGCGTTTCTCGATGTGCCGCCGTCGCAGTTGTGTGATCGCAATCTCGATGCACGCGACGTGTTGGGTGAGGACGCCTGGACACTGGGCGCACAGGTGGCCGCGTGCGCCGATGAAGACGCGGTACATCGATGTTATGACGAGTGGATTGCGGCGCGTCTCGCCGAGCGCGCCACCCGCCCGCACGATGTGTTGCGCACACCGATGGCGCAGGCGGTGCGTCAGGCGGTGGATCTGCTGGTGACCAGCAATGGCCAGCAGCGCATGTCGGAGGTGGCGGCGGCCGTGGGCGTACATCCGCGCACATTGCAGCGGCACTTCGTGGCCATGGTGGGCATCACCCCCAAACAGTTTGCGCAGGTGCGCCGAGGGCGTGGCATGCTGCGGCGCGTGGTGGAGGAGCAACTCACCGAGCGCATGGGGTGGTCGGGGGTGGCAGCGGAGTCGGGGTACAGCGACCAGGCGCATCTCACGCGGGAGATGACGCGGCTCACGAAGTTCTCGCCCAAGCGGCTCAAGGACCGATTGGATACGATCGAACACGGCGGGTTGGTCGACTGA
- the queD gene encoding 6-carboxytetrahydropterin synthase QueD, with amino-acid sequence MEIHKQFTIEAAHRLPHVPEGHKCARLHGHSFGIELRVRGPLDPTLGWVMDFADIKSAFKPIYDRLDHHYLNDIPGLENPTSERLAVWIWEQLVPALPQLSAVIIRETCTSGCEYRGPVGPTA; translated from the coding sequence TTGGAGATCCACAAACAATTCACGATCGAAGCCGCACATCGGTTGCCGCATGTCCCGGAAGGGCACAAGTGCGCGCGGTTGCATGGGCATTCGTTCGGTATCGAACTGCGTGTGCGTGGTCCCCTTGATCCCACGCTTGGCTGGGTGATGGACTTTGCGGACATCAAGTCGGCGTTCAAGCCCATCTACGATCGTCTGGATCATCACTATCTCAATGACATTCCCGGTCTCGAGAATCCGACCAGTGAACGGCTGGCAGTCTGGATCTGGGAGCAGCTCGTGCCGGCATTGCCGCAGTTGTCGGCGGTGATCATCCGGGAGACGTGCACGTCGGGGTGTGAGTACCGCGGACCGGTCGGACCCACGGCCTGA
- a CDS encoding mersacidin/lichenicidin family type 2 lantibiotic has translation MSPDFAVRAWKDPHFRDGLSEDARAALPDHPAGSMEGADAALGNLSARGGEASITGGFCWDQATKMLSVAGCDHTLWHGSCWASTIGCCPPAS, from the coding sequence ATGTCACCTGATTTTGCCGTGCGGGCCTGGAAAGATCCGCACTTTCGGGACGGGCTGTCGGAAGATGCGCGCGCAGCATTGCCGGATCATCCCGCGGGTTCGATGGAAGGCGCTGATGCAGCACTCGGCAATTTGTCCGCTCGAGGAGGCGAGGCATCGATCACCGGCGGTTTTTGCTGGGATCAAGCAACCAAGATGCTGAGCGTTGCCGGGTGTGACCACACGCTCTGGCACGGCTCGTGTTGGGCGTCAACGATCGGCTGCTGTCCCCCCGCCTCCTGA
- a CDS encoding DUF6931 family protein, translating to MTIPPVIAPDPFAAYPPASRWLLERSAPDEDALALLDPRQPIETLYNAWIAKELFPAALRLIAAVLPARESVWWAWVSARHATQVVGGAAANADVHKTLASIEQWIVRPDDDARRAAWDAGTAAGMDTPVGMIAAAVFLSGNSVAPANLAPVPPPPGAAMPLVAGAILLSAASNQKAEQIMPTMSAFAAQGMEIVKRLGGWEPAVQLAYDTHQRLDHEYTRATTPAPTPAR from the coding sequence ATGACGATACCTCCGGTAATCGCCCCCGATCCGTTCGCAGCCTATCCCCCGGCAAGCCGGTGGCTGCTCGAGCGCAGTGCACCCGATGAAGACGCGCTGGCGTTGCTCGACCCACGCCAGCCGATCGAAACGTTGTACAACGCCTGGATCGCGAAAGAGCTCTTCCCCGCTGCTCTCCGCCTCATCGCCGCCGTGCTGCCGGCGCGTGAAAGTGTGTGGTGGGCCTGGGTCTCCGCACGACATGCCACACAGGTCGTTGGTGGCGCGGCGGCCAACGCCGACGTGCACAAGACCCTGGCCAGCATCGAACAGTGGATCGTACGTCCCGATGATGACGCACGTCGTGCCGCATGGGACGCGGGCACAGCGGCCGGTATGGACACGCCGGTAGGCATGATCGCCGCCGCCGTATTCCTGAGCGGCAACTCGGTGGCGCCGGCCAATCTGGCTCCGGTGCCTCCACCACCAGGCGCAGCGATGCCACTGGTGGCGGGCGCCATTCTCTTGTCTGCGGCGTCCAATCAGAAGGCCGAACAGATCATGCCGACCATGTCAGCGTTCGCCGCGCAGGGCATGGAAATCGTCAAGCGACTCGGCGGGTGGGAACCGGCCGTGCAGCTTGCCTATGACACTCACCAGCGGCTGGATCACGAGTACACCCGTGCCACCACACCCGCCCCCACGCCCGCGAGGTAA
- a CDS encoding type 2 lanthipeptide synthetase LanM family protein has translation MLTDDAFRRALTLRERAAAIRWHARPMLHQPGLQRDVPAHTSTPAATIAPTAALTPTQRRTARWQDQCSAGNAKRFAQRLGTEQLSIHDLPLLLDSEALPADRFTPAGTSAWWSDAAEPIPAAAPAAAPAAAPAAAPAAVPAPDNTSAPNTSGSRQAFLGFLLLAAPQLRGAQARLLHALRVLPGLRPLCRSPEHLAELACSALASDIAECVSKVLILEVNVMRLRGELVGETSDERFQHFIRTLDSDAARSAIFNEYPVLLRTIEQRVDHWYRHSLEVLQRLSSDRHAIEARLLNGATLGVLTEITYGAGDKHHQGRCVTILGFDSGRHIVYKPRSLAVDLAFQQLVGWAATGMGDHAWRQPTHLPCGAYGWSEFVAHQPCADTEGIHTFYRRLGAQLALLFALDATDMHLENVMAQGDTPVLVDLEALFHPRFDDVVYDGDTATMQPDGGWSAYHDSVMRVGLLPSWSYHNTDGEAIELSGIGGVADQLLPEEQPTFSAIGQDTMCIVRQRARLPQAKNQPYLAGQRIDPAAYADAIVHGFRAAYLHLVEHGDELLGNEGLLEAFRQVDVRTVFRHTKVYGTLLRDSHHPDLLRDAIDRDIHFDALWRTVETRPWLDRLIPHELTDLQLGDIPHFTTRPASTSVWASDGTEIPGFFARDAFGRAQERLQSLSRADCDRQCWFIQAALAALATDPHGTPSPVADGGGKEKPSTTLNIQEYARYYVRWIADRLIHLAVQRDDDANWLGVSLVNEKHWSLQPLGDDLYNGRLGVALFLLECDRLLGHPEARALASKTLESCARRMQWRVDQRPALSEQPRSFGGSAFHGHAGEAFVLAHAARVWHEPRYAALAESLIEYAGQDIARDDQLDVIAGVAGYLLVSSTLLDESVGISPAVRERIAEHMQQAGQQLLRNAERREDGWAWTTPIDASHPLTGFSHGASGIALALHRAGRRLGRADLIDAAYQAVRYERHAYEAANGRWPDYRRIAIQPPEGGWPSMHAWCHGAPGIGLSRMALLADQPDVHAMQALHTDLERTVRDTVRWGFTGNHSLCHGMLGNYALLHDAARTTDGGITRDESDFIATRVLESIDRAGVQCGIPRGTETPGLMTGLAGVGLGLLKMSGEQVIDVLTLTLPERGTA, from the coding sequence ATGCTCACTGACGACGCCTTCCGGCGCGCATTGACGCTCCGCGAACGGGCCGCTGCCATCCGTTGGCACGCGCGTCCGATGCTCCATCAGCCCGGCTTGCAGCGCGACGTTCCAGCGCACACGTCAACGCCTGCTGCCACCATTGCCCCAACCGCAGCCCTCACTCCAACGCAGCGACGCACTGCGCGCTGGCAGGATCAATGCAGCGCAGGCAATGCCAAACGGTTTGCGCAGCGACTTGGCACGGAACAGCTCTCGATCCACGACCTGCCGCTCCTCCTCGATTCAGAAGCCCTGCCAGCCGATCGTTTCACGCCCGCAGGCACATCGGCATGGTGGTCCGATGCGGCTGAACCGATTCCTGCGGCGGCTCCTGCGGCGGCTCCTGCGGCGGCTCCTGCGGCGGCTCCTGCGGCGGTTCCCGCGCCCGACAACACATCCGCGCCCAACACCTCCGGATCTCGCCAGGCCTTCCTCGGGTTCCTTCTTCTCGCCGCACCGCAGTTGCGAGGCGCACAAGCGCGGCTTCTGCACGCGCTGCGCGTCCTGCCAGGGCTACGCCCGCTGTGCCGCTCGCCCGAACACCTGGCGGAACTCGCGTGTTCCGCACTGGCGTCCGATATCGCGGAGTGCGTGTCCAAGGTGCTCATCCTGGAAGTGAATGTCATGCGTCTTCGTGGAGAGCTGGTTGGTGAGACCAGCGACGAGCGCTTTCAACACTTCATTCGCACACTCGACAGCGACGCGGCACGGTCGGCGATCTTCAACGAATACCCAGTCCTGCTCCGCACCATCGAACAGCGGGTGGACCATTGGTATCGACACTCCCTCGAGGTGCTGCAGCGGCTGTCTTCCGACCGCCACGCCATCGAGGCCCGCCTGCTCAATGGCGCCACACTCGGCGTGCTCACTGAAATCACCTACGGAGCCGGCGACAAACACCACCAGGGACGCTGCGTCACCATCCTGGGGTTCGACAGCGGTCGCCACATCGTCTACAAACCGCGTTCACTCGCCGTCGATCTCGCGTTCCAACAACTCGTCGGCTGGGCCGCGACGGGCATGGGTGACCACGCATGGCGCCAGCCGACACATCTGCCATGCGGCGCCTATGGATGGAGTGAGTTCGTTGCTCACCAACCCTGCGCCGACACAGAAGGTATCCACACCTTCTATCGGCGCCTGGGCGCCCAGCTCGCGCTGTTGTTTGCGCTCGACGCCACAGACATGCACCTCGAGAACGTCATGGCTCAAGGGGACACCCCCGTGCTCGTGGATCTCGAGGCCCTGTTCCATCCTCGGTTCGACGATGTCGTGTACGACGGTGACACAGCCACCATGCAGCCCGATGGAGGATGGAGCGCTTACCACGACTCCGTCATGCGCGTGGGACTGTTGCCCAGTTGGAGCTACCACAACACCGACGGCGAAGCGATCGAACTCAGCGGTATCGGTGGCGTGGCCGATCAACTCCTTCCCGAGGAGCAACCCACCTTCTCGGCGATCGGGCAGGACACCATGTGCATCGTACGCCAGCGCGCCCGATTGCCCCAGGCCAAGAACCAGCCCTACCTCGCCGGACAACGCATCGATCCCGCCGCGTATGCCGACGCCATCGTGCATGGATTCCGCGCTGCCTATCTGCACCTGGTCGAACACGGCGATGAATTGCTGGGCAATGAAGGATTGCTCGAGGCGTTCCGGCAGGTCGACGTACGCACCGTGTTTCGTCATACCAAGGTCTACGGCACGTTGCTGCGCGATTCCCATCATCCGGATCTGCTGCGTGATGCCATCGATCGCGATATCCACTTCGACGCACTCTGGCGAACGGTGGAGACCCGCCCCTGGCTCGATCGGCTGATTCCCCATGAACTCACCGACCTTCAGCTTGGCGACATTCCACATTTCACCACACGCCCAGCCAGCACGTCGGTTTGGGCTTCCGATGGTACGGAAATCCCGGGCTTCTTCGCGCGAGATGCCTTCGGACGAGCGCAAGAACGACTGCAATCATTGAGTCGGGCCGACTGCGATCGTCAATGCTGGTTCATCCAGGCAGCCCTCGCCGCACTCGCGACCGACCCGCACGGCACACCATCACCCGTCGCTGATGGCGGAGGAAAGGAGAAGCCTTCCACGACCCTCAACATCCAGGAGTACGCTCGATACTACGTCCGGTGGATCGCCGATCGGCTCATCCATCTCGCCGTGCAACGCGACGACGATGCCAACTGGCTCGGCGTGTCCCTGGTCAATGAAAAACACTGGTCGCTCCAGCCACTGGGAGATGATCTCTACAACGGAAGGCTCGGTGTCGCACTGTTCCTTCTCGAATGCGATCGTCTGCTCGGACATCCCGAAGCCCGCGCACTGGCTTCCAAGACCCTCGAGTCATGCGCCCGTCGCATGCAGTGGCGCGTCGATCAAAGACCTGCTTTGTCGGAGCAGCCACGATCATTTGGCGGCAGCGCATTTCATGGGCACGCCGGAGAAGCGTTCGTCCTGGCGCACGCGGCACGTGTATGGCATGAACCACGCTACGCCGCGCTGGCCGAATCACTCATCGAGTATGCAGGGCAAGACATCGCGCGCGACGACCAGTTGGATGTCATCGCCGGCGTAGCCGGATATCTCCTGGTGTCCAGCACATTGCTCGACGAGAGCGTTGGCATCTCTCCGGCAGTTCGGGAACGCATCGCCGAACACATGCAGCAGGCAGGTCAACAGCTCTTGCGGAACGCCGAGCGACGCGAGGACGGATGGGCCTGGACGACGCCTATTGATGCATCGCATCCGCTAACGGGGTTTTCGCACGGCGCGTCCGGCATCGCTCTGGCACTGCATCGAGCCGGTCGACGGCTCGGACGCGCAGATTTGATTGACGCGGCCTATCAGGCCGTTCGATATGAACGTCACGCGTATGAGGCCGCCAACGGACGGTGGCCCGACTACCGACGCATCGCGATCCAGCCCCCAGAGGGGGGCTGGCCCTCCATGCATGCCTGGTGCCACGGCGCGCCTGGGATTGGGCTCTCCCGCATGGCGCTGCTCGCAGACCAGCCGGATGTCCATGCGATGCAGGCACTGCATACCGATCTCGAACGCACCGTTCGCGATACGGTGCGATGGGGCTTCACCGGCAACCACTCACTGTGCCATGGCATGCTGGGAAACTACGCCCTCCTCCATGACGCAGCTCGGACCACTGACGGTGGCATCACTCGCGACGAAAGCGACTTCATCGCGACACGCGTGCTGGAATCCATCGATCGTGCGGGCGTGCAGTGTGGCATCCCCCGGGGCACAGAAACGCCAGGGCTCATGACCGGGCTCGCTGGTGTCGGACTCGGTCTCCTGAAAATGAGCGGCGAGCAGGTCATCGATGTGTTGACGCTCACGCTGCCGGAGCGAGGCACCGCATGA
- a CDS encoding PAAR domain-containing protein, with protein sequence MPPASRITDMHVCPMMTPGVPPIPHVGGPIVVPGAPTVLIAMLPAATLGSMCVCVGPPSSVIKGSATVLMGSKPAARMGDNTAHGGVIVLGAPTVMVGG encoded by the coding sequence ATGCCTCCAGCGTCACGCATCACGGACATGCATGTCTGTCCGATGATGACCCCCGGCGTTCCACCCATTCCGCATGTCGGCGGGCCGATCGTGGTGCCCGGCGCACCAACGGTGCTGATCGCCATGCTGCCCGCTGCCACACTCGGCAGTATGTGTGTGTGCGTCGGACCGCCGTCGTCCGTCATCAAAGGATCGGCCACGGTGCTCATGGGCAGCAAGCCGGCCGCACGCATGGGCGACAATACGGCACACGGGGGCGTCATTGTCCTCGGCGCACCCACGGTGATGGTGGGCGGCTGA